The DNA segment AGATTTAGCCCCTTTAGCTCATTTGTCTTTGCCCCTGATAAAAGAAGGCGAAGTATGGTTGCAAGGTAAAATAACCCCTACTCAGCAAATTGACGCTATTAAACCTATTGAGTTAGGTCCAAAAGAAGGATTAGCCTTAATCAATGGAACACAATTTATTACAGCCTACGGCGCTTACTGCATACATAAAGCTCATCAACTTTGGCAGTGGGCAAATGCAATTGCTGCACTTTCCCTAGATGCCTTTGATGGGCGCATAGAACCTTTTGATGAACGCCTACATGCAATACGCCCTCATAAGGGACAAATAGAAGCAGCCCAAAGCCTTCGCACTTGGTTGCAGGACTCTACATGGATACAACAACCTAAAAAACATGTACAAGATCCTTACTCATTCAGATGTATTCCCCAAGTGCACGGCGCTACCTACACGGCTATAAAACACGTAGAAGAAATTTTCACTACAGAAATTAACGCAGTCAGCGATAATCCAAATGTATTTTATCAAGATAAAGTTGTGCTATCAGGTGGAAATTTTCATGCACAGGTATTAGCTTTACCCTTAGACTATTTAGCCATGGCAATGGCTGAACTAGCCAGTATTTCCGAACGTAGAACTTACCTTCTATTATCAGGACAAAGGGGACTACCCCTATTTTTAACCTTAAATCCAGGCTTACAATCAGGTTTGATGATACCGCAATATGTAGCAGCAGGCATAGTATCTGAAATAAAAATGCTGTGTATGCCCAACAGTGTGGACTCTATACCAAGCTCTAATGGACAAGAAGATCATGTAAGTATGGGCGCTAATAGCGCCGTTAAACTGTACAAAATTTTAGAAAATGTAGAAAAAGTGTTAGCCATTGAACTTATGACCGCAGCGCAAGCAGCTTCTTTTAGAAAACAAGGCAGCACTAGCCCTGCCTTAGAAAAATTATGGAAAGCGTACAGAGAATATGTGCCATTCATAGATAAAGACCGCTTTTTGCATAAAGACTTGGTGGCATCTGTGCGCTTTTTGCAAGAAAATACAGCTTCAAACTTTTTAGCAAATTGATAAGTTGTATTCAAACGTATGAACTTCACTTTTTCACAAGAAAGGTTGCTATCTAAATTAAAAAA comes from the Bacteroidia bacterium genome and includes:
- the hutH gene encoding histidine ammonia-lyase, whose product is MFIFTQKPLYIDEAVALAQNPQAIDIDRSLLEQIQLSYQYIQEITEDLNTLIYGVNTGFGALANTAISKSELKELQVNLLRSHACGIGDTVPILIVRLMILFKIKALLQGYSGVNSATIQQLVFLWNNNFIPVVYTQGSLGASGDLAPLAHLSLPLIKEGEVWLQGKITPTQQIDAIKPIELGPKEGLALINGTQFITAYGAYCIHKAHQLWQWANAIAALSLDAFDGRIEPFDERLHAIRPHKGQIEAAQSLRTWLQDSTWIQQPKKHVQDPYSFRCIPQVHGATYTAIKHVEEIFTTEINAVSDNPNVFYQDKVVLSGGNFHAQVLALPLDYLAMAMAELASISERRTYLLLSGQRGLPLFLTLNPGLQSGLMIPQYVAAGIVSEIKMLCMPNSVDSIPSSNGQEDHVSMGANSAVKLYKILENVEKVLAIELMTAAQAASFRKQGSTSPALEKLWKAYREYVPFIDKDRFLHKDLVASVRFLQENTASNFLAN